The genomic stretch cTACCCTAAAAATTAACTACGAATTGGGTTGTCTCCCAACGAGTGCCTTAGTTAACGTCGCGGTACGACGAATACAACATTACAACATTACAGTTGCCTCCCatcaagcgcctgatttaatgttgTGGCATGATGAAGGTAATTGCACTTAAGGCTCGCTTAACCTTGGTGGCTCGAGCAAATGAGACACCGACACTACTTTCGCATCTTCCATGCCCAACTAATGTTTTAACCTATTCCCATTGACTCTAAACGTGCGAAAGTCATTTTCTGCAATAATCTCTACGACACCAGTGGGGTGAATCTCCACCACACGAAATGGTCCTGACCATTTTGACTTTAAtttgcccggaaataacctcaatcttgaaTTGTATAGCAGTACCCTATCTCCGGGTTTAAAACTCCGCTCTAGAATATTTTTGTCATGCAtcatcttcattctctccttgtatagtcttgtgctctcaaaagcgtgGTAGCGAAACTCATCAAACTCGTGCAACTCTGTGACTCTATTTGTACCCGCAGCTTCTATATCGAGATTTAGCTATCACAATGCCCACAAAGCTCTATGCTCCAACTCTACTGGTAAGTGGCACGCCTTCCTAAACACCAATTTATATAGCAACATGccaatcagagttttgaaagcaataggataggcccagagtgcatcatctaactttcTCTCCCAATCTGTTCTTGTAGCATTCACAGTCTTTGTGAAAACATTCTTTATTTCTCTGTTAGAAACGTCGACTTGCCCACTCGTTTGTGGATGATATGGGGTGGCAACTTTGTGGTGTACACCATACTTTTTTAACAACTTTGCGAAGGCTCGATTACAGAAGTGAGTGCTTCTATCACTGGTTATTGTCCTTGGAGTGCCAAATCAGGTAAAtatattctttctcaaaaaaacaATTACCCCCTTGGCATCATTAGTAGGGAGCGATGTAGCCTCCACCTATTTTGACAAGTAGTCCACAGCTACGTGTATGTATTTTTTGCCATATGAGCTGACGAAAGGCCCCATGAAAATTGATTCCCCATACATCAAACACTTCTACCTCCTGAATTGGGTTCATAGGCATCTCATGTTAGCGAGAAATATTTTGggttcgttggcattcatcacaactCTTTACCCATAAGTGTGCATCTTTGAATAATGTCAACCAGTAGAAACCCGACTCCAACACTTTCGCAATTGTCATTAATCCCCCAAAATGGCCACTATATGGTGAAGTGTGACAAGCttgcaaaatagaagatttttcTATCTCGGGGATACATCTCCGGATCATATTATCAACACAAATCCTAAACAGATAAGCTCATCCCAATATACATGCGACAGTCatgaaagaactttttcttttgaacagaggaaaggtcatagggagCAATACCGCTTGCTAGGCAGTTTGCAATGTCTGCCATGGCACTGCCTCAAGACTCGTGGCTAGTAGTTGTTCATCCGGGAAAGTCTCTACAATCTCTTCCACCTCAACCTTCTTTTCGACTCCTTCTAGCCTAGACAAGTTATCAGCCACTTGGTTCTCCGTTCCCTTTTGGTCACGGATTTCCAAGTCAAATTCTTGCAGCAGTAGCACTCATCTAATCAGGCGCGGCTTTGACTCCTTCTTATCAATTAGGTAACTGAgagtaggggtgttcatggttcggtttgagTCGATTTTTCCCTttaaagaaaccaaaccaagtaaatcggtttttcaaatattggaaccaaaccaaaccaattaagtcggttttttatcGATTCAGTTTTTGTCGGGATTTGTGGGATTTTCGGTTATTTATCGGGTTTTTTCTTAAGTatgagacatacactaccaaacgcATATTCCGGCGACTATATTTTCAacataacactatcaaatcaattgctctTTGAAAAATCtatcatttaccaagatatattgatgatacttgaatcaaatagtgatgaataatttaactACTCAATTAAAAAtcgattatttttaacatgataTAAATTTTTGTACTTagaaaaagaaaactaccaattaaactagaatgtaaaggcaaagaattagattattaaatagaaaagaactagactaaaaatataaatgaCTAATATGTGccataaaattttagaaactttatataaaaatatacatatatataggtgtaataataaatttaaatagctacttttatagtcggtttggtttggttttttcggttattattttagtaaaaccaaaaccaaaccaaatttgatcggtttttaaaattcaaaaccaaaaccaaaccaaacctaaGAAGTATCgggttttttggtcggtttgatttggtttttggtttggttcggtttttcggatttttatgtaCGCCCCTACCTGAGAGTAGCATGGTCAGTATAAACAATTACCTTGGAGCCTATCAGGTATGACCTGAATTTGTCAAATGCGAATACCACTGCTAGCATCTCCTTGTCGGTCACTGTGTAATTTAGTAGGGCACCACTCAAAGTTCTACTTGCGTATTATATTGGATGCATGACTTTGTCTTTGTGATGCCCAAGCATTGCTCCCACAGCATAGTCAATTACGTCGCACATCAGCTCAAATGGTTTCTCCCAGTCAGGTGAAACTATGATAGGTGTTGTTACTAGCCTCTTCTTCAATTCCTCAAATGCTACCATGCAGTCATCAAAAAACACAAAAAGGTGATCTTTTTCAAGCAACCTACACAAGGTATTAGCAATTTTGGAAAAGTCTTTTATAAACCGTCTATAAAAGCCAGCGTGGCCGAAGaaacttcttattgctttgatgGAAGTAGGTGGTAGAAGCTTTTCAATCACATTAACCTTTGCATGATCTACCTCAATGCCTTTACTCGACActaggtgccccaagactataccttcttgtaccatgaaatgacattttccCCAATTGAGTACCAGATTAGTCTCGATACATCTTTTTCAACACTCTTTTCAAATTCCTTAGGCAATCATTGAATGAGTAtcccaccactgagaaatcatccataaagacctccatgATGTCCTTAACCATATCAGTGaagatggccatcatgcacctttgaaatgtggcgggtgcattgtaTAGACCGAACGACATCCTCCGAAAGGCGTAGacgccatatggacaagtgaatgatgttttctctctatcttctattataatggagatttgattataccccgagtatccaTCCAGAAATCAAAAGTGGGACTTCCCAACCAATATATCTAGCATTTGATCAATGAACGGCAAGGGAAAGTGGTCTTTTCGGGTGGCCTTGTTCAATATTCTGTAATCCATACAAATTCTCCATCCTATGACTGTTCTTATTGATATCAACTCACTGTTCTCATTTTGCACTACAGTTATCCCACCTTTATTAGGTACACATTGGACTGGGCTGATCCAGTTGCTGTCGGAGATGGGAAAAATGATCCCCGCATCTAACCActtcacctcctttttcacaacttccttcatgttggggttcaaccTTTTTTGATGTTCTCTAGAAGGTTTGTGACCATCTTCCTGTAGAATCTTAAGCATACACAAGGCCGGGCCGATACCCTTAATGTCTGTAATGGTCCAACCAATTGCAGTTTTGCACTCACTCAATACCTGCAAAAGCTATTCTttctgcacatctaacaaacccgatgagataataacaggtaaagttgagTTAGATCCCAAGAAAGCATACCTGAGGTGAGGTggtagctgtcacacctccttttttcacttacagggtgtaaaggagtttttccaattaaaggacaatcgaaatgggatttatttaaaaGATTCGGAGTCGCCACtcgggagatttagggtgtcccaagtcaccggttgaatccggaatcgaggaaaatatgactctgtaatacagtccgcgaaccagaaatccgagtaaggaattcttttaacccgggagaaggtgttaagcattcccgagttctgtggttctagcacggtcgctcaactattatattcggcttaattatcaaATATTAATAcatttgaacctatgtgcaaattttagcttttaaccgcttttattcaattttaaagaagattgaacgtcgtttaaaacatgtctttggatcgcgccacatgaaatgcacccgcaatccggaacacattttatttagcattttaggatttggatttgggtcacatgaaatgcacacccgagtttaagaaggtaaaattattaaataacgcGCTTAAAGGCAACTAACGCGttgttaactttgcgagggccatgaaaattggctaaatggcgcgcctcgtgTTCTAAATATTTTAAAGACATAGTTAAAAAGGGCCACGCAATTTGTCAACTTTTGTTTGGCGCGGCACACCTCAATTCTAATTTTAAAGGGAGTCCCTAATTACATTGTTGAGGGCCATAACTATATTTGCTAAGCATGGCACACCTCACTAATTGTTCCAGAATTCCTCGTCTTTGAAACCAAATGGGCCGTGGGCTATTTATATTAAAAGGACATGCCCGAAGTTGACTTAATTCCAACGTCCAACCCTCTTTAATTCTGACGTTCATGTTAGCTAAACAAGAAATTTTGCATAAAAATAAACAGAGAGGGATGAGCCCATTTAAATTTCTCTGAGATGCCATCAGTGGGCCAGCTCTCAGGCCCAATTATCAGAACCAAATTCATGCAGAACCAAACAGAAACTAATTTGCTAAGCTTATTTTACAAACACGAAATTGAATTAATAACAAGGATCTTGAACTTGGTCAATTAGGCATGAGCTATTCGACTAAACCCTCCATGGTTAAGATTCAAGCATCTTTGGTCCTTCCTGCGACCATAAGTGCCCAGCAACTAAACAAATGAAATGCAGGGCTCGCGAAATAAGCCCAAACCCCGTGAAGGGCAAAGCTGGGGATGTTAAAGCCAACATTAGGCCCATATTAAAGCAATCAACCTTTTATTCAAAACAACTAGATAAAAAAAACATACCACCAGCCAATAATTAATATATTAAGAGTATTTGAATGCCATTAAGGGTGCAGAACttgtaaaaaaaaaaggaaacaaacaaaTCATGAATTAGAATACTCATTAATTGGTTATCATATGAAGTCTAACATTgccataaacaaaacaaacatgtcATGATATTTCTATAGAACCACACTTGCATGAAAACAACTCTCACACATCTGCTCAATGAAGTCCAGCATGTTTTCAGTCAGTTACATCCCAATTAAAACCAACTAAATCCTAAAATAAATACGCAAAACATCTGTTAACATACTTGAACACACTTGAGGAGACTCAACTAGCAGAAACATAAGATAACTgataaaaaccaaaaaaaacaaCTGGAGTTATGCTATGCGCATGAATTCAAACTTtcctttttatttcattttttttcaacttGAATATCACAGTAGGCACATTTCAGAAACATGTACCTAGAATTATCAAAGAAAAGAGGTGAGGAGCAATAAGTAGCAGCAGTGAGCTCGAATAAGCAGGAACACAACAGAACCAGCTAAACCCAGATTCCAACAGTCAATATAATGAAATCAGCTTCAGGAATTCAATAGAACTGTAAACCCAACCACAAAGCATGAACCAGATCCTTTCAAAAACTAACTCTAATCCATTTCCATCCTCAAATGAGTCAAAAGTtgtttcaaaaattcaaaaaaaatcgcTGAAGAAGGCCGATGAAATAGTGAAAAGCTTCAGCCGTTTGTATTTTTGGTTTTTAGTTCTCCCATccttgccttgaaaggcaagaatgcTACCCTTTATAGGCCTGGCCATAGGGCAGCCTTCAGATTTCATTTTTTACCATTTACCCCCCTTTTAGTTCTTGTTTTAGCTTTAGGGTCCCTAGAGTTATGACTTGCCACCCAAGTTAAATAGCTAAAAACCAAGAAATTTCACAAAAATCCTCACTAGAAACTTACGAAATCAGTTGCAAAAAGATTCCCTACCTAGACTTCCTATATTACCCTCCCAATGCCCTAAAATTTAAATTGGACCTAACGGGTACGGGTCCATTTGCACAATTGGGCTTGGCATTTTCTTCTACATGGGGCAAAGGTCCCAAAACTCCAAACTAAAATTGACCTAGCTAAAGTCTGAACTACCAAGAAAATGCAAACAGGGCAAATATCTAAGCTATAACATTCATTAACCTACTAAGTTAATAACCAATATGCTAAAGATGCAAGACTATTTTTCATAAAAAATGAGTACACAGCTTTCTGGGAGACTAAATTACActacaaaaatgaagaagaaaaaacaGGAAAAGAAATAGATGCAGGGGAGAACAAAAGCTagataaaaaaaacaaaagaaagaaaggaagaaggAGAATACTTACTACGACTCAAAGGAATGAATCCAAACCTTCAACTTACATGGATTTTTGGTTGACTATGACATTAAtcgtgtgtttttttttttttgaaaataacaCACGAATAACATCACAATCGACCTAAATCTTTAAACAAAACTGGAACCCGGAACTTTCGAAATTAGGGctcaaattacaattcaagatTCGAAGAATTCTGTTAGGCTTCAAGGGTAGTGGGTTGGGTATTTGGGATGAGGGGGTTATGGGGTTTTAGGGTGTAAATTTGGGTAAGATTAGAGACCCGCCGCCAGCAGAGATGGTGGAGAGAATTAAGGCGGCGCTAGGGTTGGGGATTTGGGATCTCTGAAGTGGGTGAACGAGAGAGACGGGTTTGGGGGGTACTCATTCTGACACTTTTATAGTTAGAAAGAGCCATTTCCGGATTGTTCGATCGTATAAGATCAACAGCCCATATTAAGTGGCGGAGGAACGGTGTCATTTTGGGCTCAGTTAGGGGATGGACCGGGTCGGGGCCGATTTGGTCTTGGGACTGGATGGGGAAAAGTGTTTGGGCTGTTACAGGCTTGGCCCAAACGTCCAAATCTgacttctctttctcttttcaatatcttttctttttttcaaaattaattcttttttgttgtttttcttttcttcttttttttcaaaattaaactaaaaaccCTAAATTAattctaaaccaaattatcctaccatattaaattaattagccctaataattgttactacaaataattagaaactaaattaaaggaaaaaactactaaaattcaaaattaaaattaaaagtgcaaaataaactatttttgtgatttttcctatttttataaaataatttgtcaattaatcctaaaaatgtaaaattaaatcctaaatgcaaatgcaacatattttttgtaattttcattaattaaataaaataaaaatacacagacaaatgcaaacaattaccaaaaaatgccacaaaaatccccaaaattgcaaacactaaaagacattattttcttttgaatttatgggagtaattcatatagggaaaaaatcacgtgctcacagctgcccctctttgcgtgaaaacacggagagttttcgtacaaatataaagtgagcggatacgagcgatttttgcccgtctgaatactccgtgggaagcatcttGAAAGATTTGAATgcaccttgcttccgaggttgcctacatatccttggctaaaaaggaatcaggtcagtgtagttcaagaatgtttggtagctgggactaccatgaagctggaTTTCCAGTGTTGTTGTTGCttctgctgctactgcttactgaacccccttattacaccatgtcaaaataaaataagaagctagactagactatggtctatggattacaaaagtcttatctatatcttcaaacttgctcttgtgtttcttgttgccttgttgtcctccaTTCTCCCGGAGACATCCatttgttgccaccttgaattgtaaactgagatatttttcccttcttcaggtggggcctgactgctgaacttgatatgtattctcatgctatccaggcgggctcctgactgctgacttaaaatgtattccctactctccaggcgggctcctgactgctgacttgaaatgtattctctactctccaggcgggctcctgattgctgaacttgaaatgtattccctactctccaggcgggctcctgattgctgaacttgaaatgtattccctgctctccagatgggctcctgatttcaaaataaacaaagcaaagaatttgaaagctaaaacttagatgcccttgttctccaggcggactcctgactgttGTGCTTgtatgtattccctgctctccaggcgggctcctgacttcaacttgaaatgtattccctgctctccaggcgggctcctgacttctgactggaaatgtattcccttgttctccaggcgggctcctgactgccgacttgaaatgcattccttgctcttcaagcgggctcctgatttcaaaataaataaagcaaagaatttgaaagctaataCTTAgatggtactcccttgttctccaggcggactcctgactgttgtgcttgaatgtattccctgctctctaggcgggctcctgactgctgcatttgaaagtattccctgttctccaggcgggctcctgacttcaacttgaaatgtattccctgctctccaggcgggatcctgacttctgactggaaatgtattcccttgttctccaggcggactcctgactgctgtgcttgaatgtattccctgctctccaagtgggctcctgacttcaacaaaatagacaaaaccaagaaaattttctgccccagtttggcggctggggacagatgtgattgtaaaactaaatcatgttaccaagtgttactaaggatttgaaatctaggtcccattattcaaggggggtcctgacaactcttaactaacgacaatttaaaatctaagttatatcttctacaggtgtgaattctgctaaatcttgctatctaagaggatctttaaactactccccattatccagaagggtcctgaaactcaaaggtcaaattttatcttaaaggTGACagctttcatgtctgaattatactaccttacagcagagtttacgctaaatattggtatctaatcgaaatcttaagctaagtcccattattcaggagggtcctggtaactcctaattgaatcctatctcgaacatgcaaacttctaagctaacttatattcttttgggatgcatttatgctagattatgctatttatgatctttaaactaggtcccattttccaggagggtcctgaaaatcaaaacaaacctatttggtgactgcctttctccacggagagtttctccgaatccaacgaattttctgcccctgtttcaatcaaagaaaattttgtcagtttaaagtggtggttagctgatggcattcttgttgAAGATCTTTCTGTTGCAATgtttgttctgactggcttctccgaactggccctgaaccgctttgactttctggctgactttcaaaccccgTTACTTTTGACgagccgagtgttctatacccccgTTGTTGTCTTACCTCTAACCCCTTTATCTGCACTTTTGCGTCTCCTatgacattaccaaaccattccaccAATGAagcttccggtgattccttgtatcCCCCTCTTACGTCGTGTTATCCTTAGTCTGCTTTGACCActccgtgctttgcaattttggaagttggtagtgagctttgaaatccttttcactCGATTTGAACAAGagtgacattgaaacatctttagataaatacccaaaagaaaataaaatgcaatgactttgcgggttaaggataagaagaatccaaaactagatgactgctaccaaaggagaaagaaaagaaacttatctgggtGGAACagttggtaccaatgatcatgacatgcatttcagattaatcggtccaatctgtccaaccaatcaactttcagttgccgtactttgttgccccaaaatttccatgacctgattactttacccaaaccttggccttattcatcctgcggtgccttgaaaggttttcaccagcagacctctttcattcgttcatctctcaactcattttcgccttacggtgctcgtgggagttttcaccaataagactctcttatttttctctcaactcccgtcgccttatggtgcatgtgaaggttttcaccaataagactctctcatttttatttttcctgcttgaaccagagtgttgcccctgacatgaattacctttacctgctcgacttggcatt from Nicotiana sylvestris chromosome 12, ASM39365v2, whole genome shotgun sequence encodes the following:
- the LOC138882870 gene encoding uncharacterized mitochondrial protein AtMg00860-like — encoded protein: MVQEGIVLGHLVSSKGIEVDHAKVNVIEKLLPPTSIKAIRSFFGHAGFYRRFIKDFSKIANTLCRLLEKDHLFVFFDDCMVAFEELKKRLVTTPIIVSPDWEKPFELMCDVIDYAVGAMLGHHKDKVMHPI